From the Bubalus kerabau isolate K-KA32 ecotype Philippines breed swamp buffalo chromosome 2, PCC_UOA_SB_1v2, whole genome shotgun sequence genome, one window contains:
- the LOC129644787 gene encoding olfactory receptor 5AC1-like: protein MMEANKTLVTEFVLTGLTDLPGLQVPLFLVFLVIYLTTMAGNLGLIFLIWKDPHLHTPMYSFLGSLAFADACSSSSVTPKMLINFLSVNHTISLVECISQFYIFASSANTECFLLVVMAYDRYVAICNPLLYPMVMYNIFCTQLIGVSYIIGFLHPMMHVGLLFRLTFCKSKVIHYFYCEILQLFKMSCTDPRINMLLIFVSSVFIQSFTFMSIIISYTHVLFAILKKKSEKGRNKAFSTCSAHLLSVSLFYGTLFFMYVRPGSRSAENQDKLYSLFYTIIIPLLNPFIYSLRNKEVIGALKRIINK, encoded by the coding sequence ATGATGGAGGCAAACAAGACTCTGGTGACGGAGTTTGTTCTCACAGGACTCACAGATCTCCCAGGGCTGCAGGTCCCCCTGTTCCTGGTGTTCCTGGTCATCTATCTCACCACCATGGCAGGCAACCTTGGACtgatttttctcatctggaagGACCCCCATCTTCATACCCCCATGTACTCATTCCTGGGCAGTTTAGCCTTTGCAGATGCTTGTTCTTCCTCTTCTGTGACTCCCAAGATGCTAATTAATTTCTTATCTGTGAATCACACGATATCCCTGGTTGAGTGCATCtcccaattttatatttttgcttccaGTGCAAACACAGAATGTTTCCTCTTGGtggtgatggcctatgaccgctatgtagCCATATGCAATCCCTTGCTTTACCCAATGGTGATGTATAATATCTTCTGCACCCAATTAATAGGTGTTTCTTATATTATTGGGTTTCTTCATCCCATGATGCATGTGGGTTTGTTATTCAGATTAACTTTCTGCAAATCCAAAGTAATACATTATTTCTACTGTGAAATTTTACAACTATTTAAGATGTCTTGTACTGACCCTAGAATTAATATGCTCCTGATCTTTGTATCTTCAGTCTTTATACAGTCTTTCACTTTTATGAGTATCATTATCTCTTACACCCATGTTCTCTTTGCCATCCTGAAGAAGAAGTCTGAAAAGGGCAGGAacaaagccttctccacctgcagTGCCCACTTGCTGTCTGTTTCCTTGTTCTATGGCACTCTCTTCTTCATGTATGTGCGTCCTGGGTCTCGATCAGCTGAAAATCAAGATAAACTATATTCTTTATTCTATACAATCATAATTCCTCTGCTAAATCCTTTTATTTACAGTCTGAGGAACAAAGAGGTTATAGGTGCCTTGaagagaataataaataaataa